The DNA region GCCGTCGCGGCGCAGCGAGCGCGCCACCCGGCGCACCTCCGGCGGGGTCAGCACCCGCCGGGCCCAGCGCGACAGCCGCCGCTCGTCGGCGAGCGCGGCCAGCACCGCGGCCGGCTCCAGCACCGGCCACCAGGCGTCGAGGAAGCCGGTGAAGTCCGGCTCGGAGCTGATGTCCTCGTCGAAGCCCTGTCGCTCCTCCGCGGCCAGCTCCGCGTCGTCGAAGCGGCGGCCGGTCCTGCGCCACAGCGCGTCGAGCAGCAGCCTGCGGGCACGCGGGCGCAGCAGGTTGATGGGCGCGGTGCCGCCGAGCGCCTGCTGCCTGACCCGGGCCAGCTCCTGCGCGTCCAGCTCCAGCCGGCGGCCGAAGGCCACCACGCGCAGCGAGGCGGGGACGTCCTCCGCGCGGTCCAGGCAGCCGCGCGCGGCGTTGCGCAGCACCTTCTGCATCCGCAGCGAGCCCTTGACCCGGGCGACGGCCGGCTCGTCGTACAGCTCCGCGCTCACGCCGTCCACCAGCGAGCCGACCGCGCGGATCGCGACCTGGCCCTCCTCCCCCAGCGACGGCAGCACGCCCTCGGTGTACGCGACCAGCAGCGGCGTCGGGCTGACGCACAGGATGCCGCCGGAGTAGCGCCGCCGGTCCTGGTAGAGCAGGTACGCCGCGCGGTGCAGCGCCACGGCGGTCTTGCCGGTGCCGGGGCCGCCGGTGACCTCGGTGACCGACGCGGCCGGCGCGCGGATCACCAGGTCCTGCTCGGCCTGGATGCTGGAGACGATGTCGCGCATGGAGTGGGTGCGGGCCTGGCCGAGCGCGGCCATCAGCGCGCCGTCGCCGACCACCGGCAGCCCGGTGGTCAGCTCGGGCCTGAGCAGGTCGTCCTCGACGCCGAGCACCCGGCGGCCCTTGGACCGGATCACCCGGCGGCGCACCACCCGGCCGGGCGCGACCGGCGTCGAGCGGTAGAACGGCGCGGCGGCGGGCGCCCGCCAGTCGATCACCAGCGGCGCGTAGTCGCTGTCCAGCACGCCGATCCGGCCGATGTGCAGCGTCTCGGCGACGTCCGCGGTGGCGTCCGGGCGGACCGCGTCGTCGGCGGGCTCGACGGAGGTGTACGCGCCGTCCGCGCCCTTCTGGCCGTCCTTGCCGCGCAGCAGGTCGATCCGGCCGAACAGGAAGTCCTCGAACTCGCTGTTCAGCCGGTTGAGGTGGACGCCGGCGCGGAAGACCTGCGCGTCGCGTTCGGCCAGTGCGCCGGGCGTGCCGACCTGGCCGCGCTTGGCGGCGTCGTCCATCAGGAACTCCGCCTCGTGGATCTTCTCCTCCAGGCGGCGGTACACCCGGTCCAGGTGCGCCTGCTCGGCGGCGATCTCCTGTTCCCGGACACCCGGTGCTGTGGTCTGCGCGGCCACGCAGGACCCCCTTCGGCGTGTGTGCTCGTCCCTGGCACGACCGCGTCAGGGACAGCCGTCCACCCTACGCTGCCCGACGCTCGGCGCTGTGCCCCAACGCCCACGTCAACTCAACGCCGAGCGTTTTTCTTGGGCACCCCCTCCTACCCCGGCTCAGCGCTGGACGCTGAGTTCAGGGGCGCGCCCCCGTACGCCGGCCCGGCGCCGGACCTGTTTTTCAGGGGCGCGGGGAACTGCGCGACCAGCCCTCGCGGCGCGCAACGTCGCCACCGCCCCAAAGGGGCTGTTCGGTGCGATCCGGACCACCGGCCCGGTGGGTGGTTGCTGGGGGTACCTCCCGGACGGAGTCTGGGGGAGCCGTTCCCCGCGCCCCTAATGGCTCGCGCCCAGCGTCTTCGCGTGCGCGACGTCGAGCGCCGTGCGGACGAACGACGCCAGCGCGAGCGACCCCGTGCGCTCGGGCCACGCGAGCAGCACGGACGCGGCCGGGGCGTCGAGCACGGGCACGTACGCCACCCCCGGCTGCGGATGCCGCCGCACCGTCTCCGGCAGCACCGCGACCACCTGCCCGAGCGCGACCAACTGCATCAGCTGCGCGGAGTCGCGCACCTCGGGCCCCTCGGCGTCCGGCCGGAGCGACCCGGGCCACCGGGGAAGGTCTCGCCGTCGAGATCGGAGAGCACCAGCGCCGCCCGGTCCGCCAGCCGGTGCCCCCGCGCCAGCGCCACGACCTGGTCGAGCCGCAGCAGCTCCTCCGTGTCGAACCCGCTCAGATCGTCGTGCGGCGCGTGCAGGAACGCCACGTCCGCGCGCCCGTCGCGCAGCATGCCCGCCTGCTCGCCGATCCCGCACACGACGAAGTCGACCTCCACCGCGTCGGGGTCGGCGCGGTACACCGGCAGGATGCGCTCCAGCAGGCCGCCGTCCCCGCCCGCCTTCATCACCACCGTCAGCCGCCGCTCCTCCTGCCCGGCCCGCCGCGCCCGCCGTACCGCCGCGGCGACCGCGTCCAGCGCCTTGCCGCTCTCGGCGAGGAAGACCGCGCCGGCCGGGGTGAGCCGCACCGCCCTGCTGGTGCGCTCCAGCAGGCGCACGCCGAGCCGCCGCTCGACCCGCTGCACGGCGCGCGAGAGCGCCGGCTGGGCCACGCCGAGCCGCTCGGCCGCCCGGCCGAAGTGCAGCTCCTGGGCCACGGCCACGAAGTACGCCAGCTCGCGCGTCTCCAGCAGGCCCCCGGCCGCGCTTCCGGCCGCGCTTCCGGACATGCCCGCGCCGGCGCCCGCATCCACGTCCCCGGCCGTTCCGGACCCCGCTGCCGTCCCGGGCCCCGCCGCCCCGGACCCCGCCGTCCCGACGACCCTCGCCGCCTCCGCTGCCCCCGGCCTTCCCGCCACATCCATGCTTCCAGCGTATCGATCCAGGCCGAGCCGGTCTTGGCCCGCGGGGGCGCCGCGGTGGTGTGCTGGAGACATGAACGCATCCACCACCACGATCACCCTGGTCACCGGCGCCAACAAGGGCATCGGCCGCGAGATCGCCGGACAGCTCGCCGCCCTCGGCCACACCGTCGTCGTGGCCGCGCGCAGCGCCGAGCGCGGCGAGCAGGCCGCGCGGGAGCTGCGCGAGGCCGGCGGCGACGCCACCTCCGTCGTGCTCGACGTGACCGACGCCGCCTCCGTCGCCGCGGCCGCCGACACCGTCGAGAAGCGCTACGGCCGGCTCGACGTCCTGGTCAACAACGCCGGCATCAGCCGCCCGAACGGCGGCGGCCTGGTGGACCAGCAGCCCGGCACGGTCGACGTCGACACCATCCGTACGATCTTCGAGACCAACGTCTTCGGCGTCATCGCGGTCACCGAGGCCATGCTGCCGCTGCTGCGCCGCTCCGACGCGCCGCGCGTCGTCAACGTCTCCAGCTCCGCGGGCTCGCTCGCCGGCATGGCCGACATGGACGCCGGCAGCGAGCGGCCGATCGCGGTCGGCTACGCCCCCTCGAAGACGACGGAGACCGCCGTCACCCTCCAGTACGCCCGCGCGCTCAAGCCCGAGAACATCCTCGTCAACGCGGTCTGCCCCGGCTTCGTCGCCACCGACCTGAACAACTTCGCCGGCCACCGCACGCCCGCCCAGGGCGCCGTCGCGGCGGTGCGGATGGCGACCGTCGGCCCGGACGGCCCCACCGGCACCTTCACCGACGAGGACGGCCCGGCGCCCTGGTGAGCCGTCGCCCCTGGTGAGCCGCCGCCCCTGGTGAGCCGCCGCCGGTGAGCCCGCGCCCTGGTGAGCCGCCGCCGCGGGCCGCCCGAACCTGACGGAGCCGCCGCGACCCGGCCGCGACCTGACGGAGAAGCGCGGCCCGGCGCGGCGGTCGGCCCGCCCGCGGGTACGCAGCTCACACCGCCGCCGCGCCGCGGGTGAGTCCGTGGTTGCCGCCGCGTCACGCCGCGGGCCATCGGGCCGAAACCCGCGGTTCCTATGGTCGGCGGCAACTTCGACGCAGGGAGTGGCGATGAGCGGCACGACGGCAGCGGGCGGGGAGCGCGGGGACCGGCCCCGTACCACCGGAGGACCGGCGGAGGGCGCGAGGGCCCGCATGACGCTCAGGGGCCGGTGGATCGAGCACTGGGACCCCGAGGACACGACGTTCTGGACCGAGGGCGGCGGGCGCGGGACCGCCGCGCGCAACCTCGCCTTCTCCGTGCTGTCCGAGCACATCGGCTTCTCGGTGTGGAGCCTGTGGTCGGTCATGGTGCTCTTCATGGGTTCCGGCTACGGAGTCGACCCGGCCGGCAAGTTCTTCCTGGTGGCCGTTCCCACGCTGGTCGGCGGCGTGCTGCGGGTGCCCTACACGTTCGCCGTGGCGATCTTCGGCGGCCGCAACTGGACCGTGGTCAGCGCCCTGTTGCTGCTGGTGCCGACGGTCACCGCGGCGTTCGTGATGAAGCCCGGCGTCTCGTACACCACGCTCATGGTCGTCGCGGCGCTCACCGGCGTCGGCGGCGGCAACTTCGCGTCGTCGATGACGAACATCAACTCCTTCTACCCGCTGCGGGAGAAGGGCTGGGCGCTCGGCCTCAACGCGGGCGGCGGCAACATCGGCGTGGCCGCGATCCAGCTGGTCGGCCTCGCGGTGATCGCCGGCGCCGGGCCGGCCACCCGCGGGTGGTGCTGGCGATCTACATCCCGCTGATCGTGGTCGCGGCGCTGCTGTCCGCGCTGTTCATGGACAACCTCGCGGCGGTCCGCAACGACACCGGCGCCGCGGTCGCCGCCGCCAAGGAGCCGCACACCTGGATCATGTCGCTGCTGTACGTCGGCACGTTCGGCTCGTTCATCGGCTACAGCTTCGCCTTCGGGCTGGTGCTGCAGAACCAGTTCGGGCGCACCCCGCTGCACGCGGCGTACCTGACGTTCATCGGGCCGCTGCTCGGCTCGCTGGTGCGGCCGGTCGGCGGGCGGCTCGCGGACCGGTTCGGCGGCGCGCGGATCTCGCTGGGCACGTTCCTGGCGATGGCGGCGGCCACCGGCGTGGTCGTCACGGCCTCGGCGCAGAAGTC from Actinacidiphila sp. DG2A-62 includes:
- a CDS encoding HelD family protein; translation: MAAQTTAPGVREQEIAAEQAHLDRVYRRLEEKIHEAEFLMDDAAKRGQVGTPGALAERDAQVFRAGVHLNRLNSEFEDFLFGRIDLLRGKDGQKGADGAYTSVEPADDAVRPDATADVAETLHIGRIGVLDSDYAPLVIDWRAPAAAPFYRSTPVAPGRVVRRRVIRSKGRRVLGVEDDLLRPELTTGLPVVGDGALMAALGQARTHSMRDIVSSIQAEQDLVIRAPAASVTEVTGGPGTGKTAVALHRAAYLLYQDRRRYSGGILCVSPTPLLVAYTEGVLPSLGEEGQVAIRAVGSLVDGVSAELYDEPAVARVKGSLRMQKVLRNAARGCLDRAEDVPASLRVVAFGRRLELDAQELARVRQQALGGTAPINLLRPRARRLLLDALWRRTGRRFDDAELAAEERQGFDEDISSEPDFTGFLDAWWPVLEPAAVLAALADERRLSRWARRVLTPPEVRRVARSLRRDGFSVHDVALLDELATLLGAPPRERRPRELDPLDQLTGLEELMPQAREESRRERAERLAQERTEYAHVIVDEAQDLTPMQWRMVGRRGRTATWTVVGDPAQSSWSDVDEAARARDEALGSRPRRRFTLTVNYRNPAEIAEVAATVLALAMPGSEPPRAVRSTGALPRYEVADASEDLAARVRGAAARLLEEVDGTVGVVVAMARREQAREWVAGLGERVVALGSLEAKGLEYDATVVVSPAEIAEESPAGLRVLYVALTRATQRLVVLAREADLPDAAGVPDLLRAD
- a CDS encoding SDR family NAD(P)-dependent oxidoreductase; this encodes MNASTTTITLVTGANKGIGREIAGQLAALGHTVVVAARSAERGEQAARELREAGGDATSVVLDVTDAASVAAAADTVEKRYGRLDVLVNNAGISRPNGGGLVDQQPGTVDVDTIRTIFETNVFGVIAVTEAMLPLLRRSDAPRVVNVSSSAGSLAGMADMDAGSERPIAVGYAPSKTTETAVTLQYARALKPENILVNAVCPGFVATDLNNFAGHRTPAQGAVAAVRMATVGPDGPTGTFTDEDGPAPW